The Candidatus Angelobacter sp. region GAACAATCCCCTTGGCAACTATGCTTTTGTCACGCGGTTCCAGAACCTGCGCGGAGAAGCGGCAGTTGGGATCGCCGACCATCGCGACGCGCGATCGATCGATGCCGACTTCCGAGATACGGCCGACGAGTCCGTCCGCGGTAATCACGGTCATGTTGGTGCGGATGCCTTCAGGGTCGCGGCTGCCCGCGTCGATGATGAGGGTGCGCCACCAATTTGCGGGGTCCTGGCCGATGACACGTGCGAGTTTCAATTGCCAGGGAATGCGTTGCTTCCAGTTCAGTGCCTGGCGCAATCGTGCGTTTTCACGCCAGGCCTCCTGAACCTGCATAAGCTGTTCGCGTAACTGCTGGTTCTCCTTGCGCAAATTCGAGATTTCCTTGGAGAGCGTACTGCGCGGCGCAAGAGAATTGGCGGCTTGGTCAATCAGATTTTGCGTGGAGCCGGCCATGCCAAAGAGGGGCAGAAAAAGCCCGCCGACGGCGAGTTTGAGGCGCTCCGCCTTCCGGTCGGGCAGGTTGAGAACAACGAGCACGACCAGCAGGACCCAACCGAATGTCATGTAATACTGCCGTTTCAACATCTGTCACCCCGTCGTAACAACGGGGCGAACGCAATCCCGACCGCCTTGAACGGGTCAGGTTCGGCTGGAGGAAGCAACTCGCTTGAGAAATTGGAGTTCCTGCAACACCCGGCCGGTGCCTTCGGCAACGGCGGTGAGAGGATCATCCGCAATGTGGACCGGCAGGCCGGTTTCTTCGGCCACCAAT contains the following coding sequences:
- the mreC gene encoding rod shape-determining protein MreC, which translates into the protein MTFGWVLLVVLVVLNLPDRKAERLKLAVGGLFLPLFGMAGSTQNLIDQAANSLAPRSTLSKEISNLRKENQQLREQLMQVQEAWRENARLRQALNWKQRIPWQLKLARVIGQDPANWWRTLIIDAGSRDPEGIRTNMTVITADGLVGRISEVGIDRSRVAMVGDPNCRFSAQVLEPRDKSIVAKGIVQPSPSTLDRTLVDLVYVPGGSLLKPGQSVLTSGDGGIFRKGILVGQIVDVRTNDFGLNLEARVKLAVNLDRLEEVWVLLQ